A genomic segment from Asterias amurensis chromosome 6, ASM3211899v1 encodes:
- the LOC139938177 gene encoding uncharacterized protein → SILDVLISKKTDGSVAHSVYRKPTHTDRCLELNARSFHPPSVKVSVNRTLLQRAHIICDKEHLPNELEHLNPVLQANGYKPNKRESLSKYNSQSAQFNDMPIAVLPYIGHTSHKIQRILREAEMKVYYRTRNKLDSKLHTHKDKHDSSSQAGVYRIPCTCGKVYIGETGRDLTTRLKEHKAHGRRGGGDRSKYSSGFVTSSLSSSMKLGPGLDTARRRSAVRVYSDFMSALDNRRAVFLVLLDLSAAFDTVDHGVFVGRLSYIFGIGGSVCKWFESYLCNRSNKNENCWS, encoded by the exons tctaTCCTTGATGTACTCATTTCCAAGAAGACTGATGGTTCTGTAGCACACTCCGTATACAGAAAACCCACCCATACAGACCGCTGCCTCGAGCTCAACGCTCGGTCTTTCCATCCTCCTTCTGTGAAAGTCTCAGTGAATCGGACCCTACTTCAAAGGGCACACATTATTTGTGATAAGGAACACTTACCTAATGAACTGGAGCACCTTAACCCGGTGCTACAAGCGAATGGATATAAACCTAACAAACGAGAGTCCCTTTCAAAATACAACTCTCAGTCTGCACAATTCAATGATATGCCCATTGCGGTCCTTCCATACATTGGTCATACCTCACACAAAATTCAACGGATCCTCCGTGAGGCCGAAATGAAGGTCTACTACCGAACTCGCAACAAGTTGGATTCTAAGCTACACACCCACAAAGACAAGCATGACTCTAGCAGTCAGGCAGGGGTCTATCGAATTCCTTGTACTTGTGGTAAAGTGTACATTGGCGAGACCGGTAGAGACCTAACTACCAGGCTGAAAGAACATAAAGCACACGGCCGCAGAGGGGGGGGTGATCGCAG caaatactcctctgggttcgtcacTTCGtcgcttagcagctctatgaaattgggcccaggtctggaCACAGCACGGAGACGGAGTGCAGTGAGAGTATATAGCGATTTCATGTCTGCTCTTGACAATCGGCGGGCTGTCTTCCTGGTGTTGCTGGACCTGTCGGCAGCTTTTGACACAGTTGACCATGGTGTCTTCGTAGGCAGGTTGTCTTATATCTTTGGCATTGGTGGTAGTGTATGTAAATGGTTTGAGTCATACCTTTGCAATCGCTCCAATAAGAATGAAAATTGCTGGAGCTAG